The stretch of DNA GCCGTGACCGAGACGGTGGTGGAGCCGGTCGCCGAGATCGCGCCGGTGGCGGCCGAGGCCGCCGCCGAGCACGGCCGGCCGGAGGTCGTGGACCTCACCACGGAGGACGACACCGTGGGCCTGGAGGTCTCGGAGCTGCGCGCCAACCACCGCTGAGCGGTACCGGGTGCGGAGAGGGCCCGCACCCCGTCGGGGGAGCGGGCCCTCTGTCGTTCGTTCGTGCGGTGGGCGCCGTGCGTACGGCAGGCCCGGGCTAACTTTGCCCTGGTGGCAAAAATGCGCGAAGCGCAGATTTACGGGCAGGGTAAGAATGGGCTCACAGCAAACTTGCCACCAGGGTAAGAATGATCCAGGGGTAAGGCATCAGAGGTTGACGCCGAAGTCCTGCGCGATGCCGGAGAGCCCCGAGGCGTAGCCCTGGCCGATCGCGCGGAACTTCCACTCGGCACCGTTGCGGTAGAGCTCGCCGAAGATCATCGCGGTCTCGGTGGCCGCGTCCTCGGAGAGGTCGTAGCGGGCGATCTCGGCGCCGCCGGCGGCGTTGAGCACGCGGATGTAGGCGTTCCGCACCTGGCCGAAGTTCTGCCCGCGCGAGACGGCGTCGTAGATCGAGACCGGGAAGACGACCTTGACGGCCTCGGCCGGCAGGCCGGCCAGGTTGACGTTGATCGACTCGTCGTCGCCCGCGCCCTCGCCGGTGCGGTTGTCGCCGGTGTGGACGACGGTGCCGTCCGGGGAGCTGGTGTTGTTGAAGAACACGAAGTGCCCGTCGGAGAGCACCTTGCCGCCCTCGTTCAGCACGATGGCGCTGGCGTCCAGGTCGAACTCGGCGCCGGTGGTGGTGCGGACGTCCCACCCCAGGCCGACGGTGACGGCGGACAGGCCGGGGGCCTCCTTGGTCAGCGAGACGTTGCCACCCTTGGAGAGGCTCACAGGCATGCTGGTGTGTCCCTTCGTCGCTTGCACGTTGAACGCTGCACATTGCACGTTGAACGCTGCACGTTGAACGCCGCGCGTTTGCGCGTTTCGTCGCTTCTGCCCGGAAGAACGCGGTGCGACGCTGGGATGGTTCCACGTCCGCCCGGGATCAGGGAAGACTCAGGGTCAGACGCGCGGGAAGCGTCCCTGGACGGTCCACACGTTGGGGTTGTCGGCCAGCCCGTCGTGCAGGTCTCCGAGGTCGGCGAGCACGTCCTGGAGGAAGTCCCGGGCCTCCCGGCGGAGGTCGGCGTGGCGCACCACGGCCGGCGGCTCGTCCGGCAGCCAGGTGGCGCTGATCTCGACCAGGCCGAACCGGCGGGCGAAGCGGAGCAGCTCGGTGTTCTGGGTGAAGTCCAGGTCGTAGGTCTGCACCCGGGCGGCCCGGCTGCCCTGCGGGTCCAGGTCGAGCTGCTCGACCGTGTCGCAGAGGGCCCAGGCGAAGTCGAGCACCGGCACCCATCCCCAGCCTGTGGACAGGTCGACGCCGTCCGCCTCCAGCCAGATGTCGCCGCAGAACAGGTCGTACCGGAGGCTGCGCACGGAGGCGGAGCGGTAGTCCGTCTGCGGCGGGTCCGGGAAGCGGTTGGAGAGGGAGTAGCCGAGCTCGATCACACCCGTCATTGTCCGGCACCCCGGGGGCGCGCGGCACCGGCGGGGCCGTGGCCGGGCGGACTGTGGATAACCGGGTGACCGGCCGGGGCGGGCGCGGGATGATGGGCGGCATGACTGAGCCCATTCGCGTACGGGGGTCGGTGGCCGTCCCGGACGCCGAGCTCGTCTGGCGCTTCTCGCGGTCCTCCGGCCCCGGCGGACAGCACGTGAACACCTCGGACACCCAGGTGGAGCTGCGGTACGACCTGGCGGCCTCGGCCGCCCTGCCGCCGGTGTGGAAGGAGCGCGCCCTGGAGCGGCTGGCCGGCCGCCTGGTGGACGGCCGGTACCTGGTGGTCCGGGCCTCCGAGCACCGCTCGCAGTGGCGCAACCGCGAGGTCGCCGCCGCCCGCCTGGCCGCCCTGCTCGGCGAGGCCACGGCCCCGCCGCCGAAGGCCCGCCGGGCCACCAAGCCGAGCCGGGGCATGGTCGAGCGCCGGCTGGAGAACAAGAAGCACCGTGCGACGCTCAAGCAGGGCCGCGGCCGCGTGCAGTGGTGACACCCGGCCGCGCGGTGCTGCTCCCGGGAGGGGGTGCTGCTCCCGGAAGGGTGGGTGGGCCGCGCGGAGCCAGGGGAGCGGCCCACCCACCCGGACGAGGGGGGTCAGACGACCGGCGTCTCCGGCGTCTCCGAGGTCTCCGGGGTCTCCGGGGTCTCCGGGTCCGGGTGGTGCAGGGCGTAGACCGTGTAGGCGTGGGCGTCCGGCTTGGCCAGCTCGGAGGCGCGGTCGCGGACGGCCTGGACGTTCGGGTCGGAGAGGGTCGCCTTGATGTCGGCCTTGCTGCGCCACTGGGCGATGTAGAGCACGCGCTTGCCGTCGTTGCTGGTGAGCACGTTCACCGAGAGGCAGCCCGGGCGGTGCCGGATGTACTTCTCGGCGCCCTCGCTCATCACCTCGGCCAGTTCCTTCTGCTTCTCCGGCTCGACGTCCAGGCAGTTGATCATGAAGGTGGCGCCGTCGTCGGTGCGCAGGATGGTCTCGCTCATGGGATCGGTCCTTCTCTCTCGGGTCGGCCAGGGGCTTTCGGTGGGTCGGTTCGACGGGCGGGGCTCAGGTGGGCCGCGGCAGCGGGTCGGCCCAGGTGCGGGCCAGTTCGACGGCCTGGGCCGGGTTGAGCCGGGGGTCGCAGTGGGAGGGCGCGGCGGCCCGGCGAGCCGGTCCGGGGGCCTGCGTCCCGAGTTCGGCGGGGTCGCCCCAGACGCACTCCGCCACGTCGAACGGGGTGGTCTCCAGATGGAGCCCGGCGGGGGTGCCGCCGGCCTCGGTGACGGCCTGTCGGAAGGCCAGCACCTCGGCGGCCAGCGTGCGGACCGAGCGGACCTTCGCGCCGCTCGGTGACTTGACGGTGTTGCCGTGCATCGGGTCGCAGAGCCAGACGACCCGGTGGCCGGCCTCCTGGACGGCCGTGACCAGCGGGGGGAGCGCGGTGGAGACCGCGTCCGCCCCCATCCGGGAGATCAGCGTGAGCCGGCCGCTCTCGCGTTCCGGATCGAGCCGGGCGCAGAGGGCGAGCAGCTCCTCCGGCCGCATGGTCGGGCCGACCTTGCAGGCGACCGGGTTGGCGATCCGGGCCAGCATCATCACGTGCGGGCCGTCCGGCTGTCTGGTCCGCTCGCCGATCCAGGGCAGGTGGGTGGAGGTCAGCAGGATCCGACCGCTCGCCGCCCGCCGCAGCAGCGGCAGCTCGTAGTCGAAGACCAGTGCCTCGTGGCTGGTCCAGACCGGGGCCCCGCTGGGCAGGGTCCAGGCGCTGGTGCGCTGCCGCAGGTGCGTCACGGCCGCCGCGGCGGCGTGGTAGCAGTCCAGCATCCGCCGGGGATCGGCCCGGCGGTCCGCCGGGGTCGGCTCGGGGCCGTTGATCAAGTGTCCCCGGTAGACCGGGAGTTCGACCCCGTCGACGAGCTCGGTGTCGGTGCTGCGCGGCTTGGCGAACTGCCCGGCGATCCGGCCGATCCGCAGCACCGGTCTGCCGGTGCCGGCCACCATCACCCCGGCCAGGGCGTCGAGCAGCCCGGCCTTGCGCATCACCGTCGAGGGGTCGCACTCCGCCGGGTCCTCGGCGCAGTCGCCGGCCTGGATGACCTCGTAGTGGCCGCTCGCCGCCTCCGCCAACAGGGCCCGCAGCTGGCGGACTTCCTCGTCGGTGACCAGCCCGGGCAGCCGGGCCAGCTCGGCGCGGGTGGCCGCCGCCCGGACGGGATCCGCCCAGGACGGCTGCTGCACGGCCGTGTCGAGGTCCAGCGGGAGGTGCTCGTCGAGGTCGACGGGCGAGTCGAGCGTCGTCAGGCCGGTCATCAGGCGGGGAGGTCGACGGACGGCAGCCGCCGGGCCATGGTCAGACCGTCCGCCAGCGGCAGCATGACCAGCTCGACCCGGCTGTCCCGGCGGGCGTGCTCGTTGAACGCGCGGATGGCGGCCGGCTTCTCGCCCGGGTGCTCGTCGATCACCTCGCCGTTGAAGAGGGTGTTGTCGACCAGCAGCAGCCCGCCCGGCCGCAGCCGCGGCACCAGCTCCTCCCAGTAGCCGATGTAGCCGGGCTTGTCGGCGTCGATGAAGGCGAGGTCCAGGTGCGGCTTCGGCGACATCGTGCGGAGCGTCTCCAGCGCGTCGCCGAGCCGCAGTTCGATCCGGTCGGCCACTCCGGCCCGGCCCCAGAACTCCAGGGCGAGGGCCGTCCATTCGGCCGAGACGTCGCAGGTGACCAGCGAGCCGTGCTCGGGCAGCCCCCGGGCCAGGCAGAGCGAGGAGTACCCCGTGAAGGTGCCCACCTCGACGATGTTGACGGCGCCGAGCAGCTTCACCAGGAAGGTCAGCAGCGCGCCCTCCTCGGGCGCGACCGTCATGTGCGCCTGGTCCGGGATGGCGGCCCTGGTCCGCTCGATCAGCTCGGCCAGCAGCGGGTCGGGGGTCATCCGGCCCTGGTTGAGGAGGTAGGTGTGCAGCTCGGGGGTGAGGGCCAGGTTCCGGGCGCTCAGGGTGTCGTTGCGCAGCATGGATTCTTCTCCCGTGTAGGTGGGATGGGACGCTGGTCTCGCGAAGCCGGGCCCGAAGTGCGCTGGGCCGTGGGGTGGTTCAGGCGGGGATGTCCGGCCGGGCGGGCCGCCAGGCCGTGTAGGCGCGGCCGACCGCCTCGGTCTCCACCGGGAGCCGCTCGGTGAACTCCCGGAGGTCGCCGGCGCAGTGCAGCTCGAACCGGCGGCGGCGCGCGGGCCGTTCGTGCCCCCGGACGAAGTACATGACGGTGGAACCCTGCGGTCCTCCCTCGTGCGGGTTGTGCCCGCCGCCCTCCCGGAGCAGCCCGGCCTCGGTGCGCCAGGCGGCGACGAGTGCGGCGAGCAGCGGCGGGCTGGGCTCG from Kitasatospora sp. MMS16-BH015 encodes:
- a CDS encoding putative quinol monooxygenase, with translation MSETILRTDDGATFMINCLDVEPEKQKELAEVMSEGAEKYIRHRPGCLSVNVLTSNDGKRVLYIAQWRSKADIKATLSDPNVQAVRDRASELAKPDAHAYTVYALHHPDPETPETPETSETPETPVV
- a CDS encoding 3-deoxy-7-phosphoheptulonate synthase; this translates as MTGLTTLDSPVDLDEHLPLDLDTAVQQPSWADPVRAAATRAELARLPGLVTDEEVRQLRALLAEAASGHYEVIQAGDCAEDPAECDPSTVMRKAGLLDALAGVMVAGTGRPVLRIGRIAGQFAKPRSTDTELVDGVELPVYRGHLINGPEPTPADRRADPRRMLDCYHAAAAAVTHLRQRTSAWTLPSGAPVWTSHEALVFDYELPLLRRAASGRILLTSTHLPWIGERTRQPDGPHVMMLARIANPVACKVGPTMRPEELLALCARLDPERESGRLTLISRMGADAVSTALPPLVTAVQEAGHRVVWLCDPMHGNTVKSPSGAKVRSVRTLAAEVLAFRQAVTEAGGTPAGLHLETTPFDVAECVWGDPAELGTQAPGPARRAAAPSHCDPRLNPAQAVELARTWADPLPRPT
- a CDS encoding O-methyltransferase, with protein sequence MLRNDTLSARNLALTPELHTYLLNQGRMTPDPLLAELIERTRAAIPDQAHMTVAPEEGALLTFLVKLLGAVNIVEVGTFTGYSSLCLARGLPEHGSLVTCDVSAEWTALALEFWGRAGVADRIELRLGDALETLRTMSPKPHLDLAFIDADKPGYIGYWEELVPRLRPGGLLLVDNTLFNGEVIDEHPGEKPAAIRAFNEHARRDSRVELVMLPLADGLTMARRLPSVDLPA
- the arfB gene encoding alternative ribosome rescue aminoacyl-tRNA hydrolase ArfB, giving the protein MGGMTEPIRVRGSVAVPDAELVWRFSRSSGPGGQHVNTSDTQVELRYDLAASAALPPVWKERALERLAGRLVDGRYLVVRASEHRSQWRNREVAAARLAALLGEATAPPPKARRATKPSRGMVERRLENKKHRATLKQGRGRVQW
- a CDS encoding TerD family protein; translation: MPVSLSKGGNVSLTKEAPGLSAVTVGLGWDVRTTTGAEFDLDASAIVLNEGGKVLSDGHFVFFNNTSSPDGTVVHTGDNRTGEGAGDDESINVNLAGLPAEAVKVVFPVSIYDAVSRGQNFGQVRNAYIRVLNAAGGAEIARYDLSEDAATETAMIFGELYRNGAEWKFRAIGQGYASGLSGIAQDFGVNL